One stretch of Streptomyces peucetius DNA includes these proteins:
- a CDS encoding NAD(P)/FAD-dependent oxidoreductase, with product MNRTERAVDVLVVGAGPAGLAAAAQLAAAGAGRVEVLEREQRPGGIPRHSHHRAFGPRHRPVDGPRYAGHLVDAAVRAGAAVRTGVTATHWAGPRTLDTTGPDGLERVTARAVVLATGARERPRSARLVPGTRPAGVLTTGELQQTVHLYGGRTGRRAVVVGSEAVALHAVSTLRADGAHVVALVTEEPAAPVRSPRHRVPVITGTAVAELTGRGRLTGVRLRGPDGSSTLLDCDTVVFTGDWIPDHELARLGGAVLDAGTRGPAVDSAFRTSLPGVFAVGNLLHGVEPAAIAAAEGHRAAAHVLLHLAGAQHWPHGSVPLEAERPLLWIAPNLLAPHGPPPLEERFTLRAAQRLARPVLLVSQDGRELDRQQLPRTALPGRAVHLRAGWTTLADPDGGPVRVTVVSDFRQPGTGAARILAV from the coding sequence ATGAACCGCACGGAACGCGCCGTGGACGTCCTCGTCGTCGGTGCCGGCCCGGCCGGGCTCGCCGCCGCCGCCCAGCTGGCCGCCGCCGGTGCCGGCCGGGTGGAGGTCCTGGAGCGCGAACAGCGGCCCGGGGGCATTCCACGCCACAGCCACCACCGCGCGTTCGGACCGCGCCACCGGCCCGTCGACGGCCCCCGGTACGCCGGGCACCTCGTCGACGCGGCCGTCCGCGCCGGAGCCGCGGTGCGCACCGGCGTCACCGCCACCCACTGGGCCGGCCCCCGCACGCTGGACACGACCGGCCCGGACGGCCTCGAACGCGTCACCGCCCGAGCCGTCGTCCTGGCCACCGGCGCCCGCGAACGGCCGCGCAGCGCCCGTCTGGTGCCCGGCACCCGGCCCGCCGGCGTCCTGACCACCGGCGAACTCCAGCAGACCGTCCACCTGTACGGCGGACGGACCGGCCGCCGCGCGGTCGTCGTCGGCTCGGAAGCCGTCGCACTCCACGCCGTAAGCACCCTGCGCGCCGACGGCGCCCACGTCGTCGCCCTCGTCACCGAAGAGCCCGCCGCACCCGTCAGGTCACCCCGGCACCGGGTACCTGTGATCACCGGGACAGCCGTCGCGGAGCTGACCGGCCGGGGCAGACTGACAGGCGTCCGCCTGCGGGGTCCCGACGGCAGCAGCACGCTCCTCGACTGCGACACGGTCGTCTTCACCGGCGACTGGATCCCCGATCACGAGCTGGCCCGGCTCGGCGGCGCGGTCCTCGACGCCGGCACGCGCGGACCGGCCGTCGACTCGGCCTTCCGCACCTCCCTCCCCGGCGTCTTCGCCGTCGGCAACCTGCTCCACGGCGTCGAGCCGGCGGCGATCGCCGCGGCCGAGGGACACCGCGCCGCCGCTCACGTCCTGCTCCATCTGGCCGGGGCGCAGCACTGGCCGCACGGCTCTGTGCCCCTGGAGGCCGAGCGCCCCCTGCTCTGGATCGCGCCGAACCTCCTCGCACCCCACGGCCCGCCGCCCCTGGAGGAGCGCTTCACCCTCCGTGCCGCACAACGCCTCGCCCGGCCCGTCCTCCTCGTCAGCCAGGACGGCCGCGAGCTGGACCGGCAGCAGTTGCCACGCACCGCCCTGCCCGGTCGGGCCGTCCATCTGCGCGCCGGCTGGACCACCCTGGCGGATCCGGACGGCGGCCCGGTCCGCGTCACCGTCGTGTCCGATTTCCGCCAGCCCGGTACCGGGGCGGCTCGCATACTGGCCGTATGA
- the araD gene encoding L-arabinonate dehydratase, giving the protein MTLRPEQLRSHQWYGTDGLRSFSHRARTRQLGYLPEEHLGKPVIAVLNTWSDINPCHVHLRDRAQAVKRGVWQAGGFPLEFPVSTLSETFQKPTPMLYRNMLAMETEELLRSYPVDGAVLLGGCDKTTPALLMGAASAGLPAVFVPAGPMLPGHWRGEVLGSGTDMWKYWDDKRAGLIGDCEMSELEAGLARSPGTCMTMGTAATLTAAAEALGVTVPGASSIPAVDSGHDRMAAASGMRIVELVRRDLRLSHILTREAFEDAVTTVLGLGGSTNAVIHLIAMAGRAGVRLDLDDFDRIARTVPVLANVRPGGGPYLMEDFHFAGGLPGFLSRIRDLLHLDRPTVAHTTLREQLEGARVHNDDVIRTRDNPVAAEGGVAVLRGNLCPGGAVIKHIAADPGLLKHTGPAVVFPDYRTMQRTIDDPSLGITANHVLVLQNAGPKGGPGMPEYGMLPLPDHLLKQGVRDMVRISDARMSGTSYGTCVLHVAPESYVGGPLALVRTGDLITLDVGARSLRLEVSDAELERRRSEWTPPPARYERGYGALYSEQVTQADTGCDFAFLARPGDIPDPYAG; this is encoded by the coding sequence ATGACCCTGCGGCCCGAGCAGTTGCGCAGTCACCAGTGGTACGGGACGGACGGGCTGCGCTCGTTCTCCCACCGGGCCCGTACCCGCCAGCTCGGCTATCTGCCCGAGGAGCACCTGGGCAAGCCGGTGATCGCCGTCCTCAACACCTGGTCAGACATCAACCCGTGCCATGTGCATCTGCGCGACCGCGCGCAGGCCGTGAAGCGCGGGGTGTGGCAGGCGGGCGGTTTCCCGCTGGAGTTCCCCGTCTCCACCCTGTCGGAGACGTTCCAGAAGCCGACGCCCATGCTCTACCGCAACATGCTGGCGATGGAGACGGAGGAGCTGCTGCGCTCCTACCCGGTGGACGGCGCGGTGCTGCTGGGCGGCTGCGACAAGACGACACCGGCGCTGCTGATGGGTGCCGCCAGTGCCGGTCTGCCGGCGGTCTTCGTGCCGGCGGGCCCGATGCTGCCGGGCCACTGGCGGGGCGAGGTGCTGGGCTCCGGCACGGACATGTGGAAGTACTGGGACGACAAGCGGGCCGGGCTCATCGGCGACTGCGAGATGAGCGAGCTGGAGGCCGGGCTGGCCCGCTCCCCCGGCACCTGCATGACCATGGGCACCGCCGCCACGCTGACCGCCGCCGCGGAGGCGCTCGGCGTGACCGTCCCCGGCGCCTCGTCGATTCCCGCGGTGGACTCCGGCCACGACCGGATGGCCGCGGCCTCGGGGATGCGGATCGTGGAGCTGGTGCGCCGAGACCTGCGGCTGTCGCACATCCTGACCAGGGAGGCGTTCGAGGACGCGGTGACCACGGTCCTCGGTCTCGGCGGCTCCACCAACGCCGTCATCCATCTGATCGCCATGGCGGGGCGCGCAGGGGTGCGCCTCGACCTGGACGACTTCGACCGGATCGCCCGGACGGTGCCGGTGCTCGCCAACGTCCGCCCCGGCGGCGGCCCTTATCTGATGGAGGACTTCCACTTCGCGGGCGGCCTGCCCGGCTTCCTGTCCCGCATCCGCGACCTGCTGCACCTGGACCGGCCGACCGTCGCCCATACCACGCTGCGCGAGCAGCTCGAGGGCGCGCGGGTGCACAACGACGACGTCATCCGCACCCGTGACAACCCGGTCGCGGCCGAGGGCGGGGTCGCGGTCCTGCGGGGCAATCTCTGCCCGGGCGGAGCGGTCATCAAGCACATCGCCGCCGACCCGGGGCTGCTGAAGCACACGGGACCGGCCGTGGTGTTCCCGGACTACCGGACGATGCAGCGCACCATCGACGACCCGTCGCTCGGTATCACCGCGAACCATGTGCTGGTCCTGCAGAACGCGGGCCCGAAGGGCGGGCCCGGCATGCCGGAGTACGGGATGCTGCCGCTGCCCGACCACCTGCTCAAGCAGGGGGTACGGGACATGGTCCGGATCTCCGACGCCCGGATGAGCGGCACCAGTTACGGCACGTGCGTGCTGCACGTCGCGCCCGAGTCGTACGTGGGCGGGCCGCTGGCCCTGGTCCGCACCGGGGATCTGATCACGCTCGACGTCGGGGCGCGGTCGCTGCGTCTCGAGGTGTCCGACGCGGAGCTGGAGCGGCGCAGGTCCGAGTGGACGCCACCGCCGGCCCGTTACGAGCGCGGCTACGGAGCCCTCTACAGCGAGCAGGTCACGCAGGCCGACACGGGATGCGACTTCGCGTTCCTGGCCAGGCCCGGTGACATCCCGGACCCGTACGCGGGCTGA
- a CDS encoding carbohydrate ABC transporter permease — protein MAQAVAQKSPGPPTRRPGAPGRRTGAVPRRLPYLLIAPAGLLLLGFIAYPVLSVFYYSLQEYNPTKPWRNGFAGLSNFTTIFTDDPQFWDTLTFSLKWVVVEVSLQLLFGLALALIINQTFAGRALGRALVFSPWAVSGVLTSAIWVLLYNSQTGLTRYLADLGIGEYGTSWLSDTATVFPAVIVADLWRGVPFFAILILADLQSVPKDLYEAAEVDGASRLRQFLHITLPHLKDAIILSTLLRAVWEFNNVDLLYTLTGGGPAGETTTLPLYIANTSVDAHDFGYASALTTVAFVILLFFSMVYLRLSKFGGENK, from the coding sequence ATGGCCCAAGCTGTGGCGCAGAAATCGCCAGGGCCGCCGACCCGGCGTCCCGGAGCGCCCGGCCGCCGCACGGGAGCGGTCCCGCGCCGGCTGCCGTATCTGCTGATCGCTCCCGCCGGGCTGCTGTTGCTCGGTTTCATCGCGTACCCGGTGCTGAGCGTCTTCTACTACAGCCTGCAGGAGTACAACCCGACCAAGCCGTGGCGCAACGGCTTCGCCGGGCTCTCGAACTTCACGACGATCTTCACGGACGACCCGCAGTTCTGGGACACCCTGACCTTCAGCCTCAAGTGGGTCGTGGTCGAGGTGAGCCTGCAGCTGCTGTTCGGGCTGGCGCTCGCGCTGATCATCAATCAGACCTTCGCCGGCCGGGCGCTCGGCCGGGCGCTGGTGTTCTCGCCGTGGGCCGTCTCCGGGGTGCTGACCTCCGCGATCTGGGTGCTGCTCTACAACTCCCAGACCGGCCTCACCCGTTACCTGGCGGACCTCGGCATCGGCGAGTACGGCACCTCGTGGCTCTCCGACACCGCGACCGTCTTCCCCGCGGTGATCGTCGCCGATCTGTGGCGCGGCGTGCCGTTCTTCGCGATCCTCATCCTCGCCGACCTCCAGTCCGTGCCCAAGGACCTGTACGAGGCGGCCGAGGTGGACGGTGCGAGCCGGCTGCGGCAGTTCCTGCACATCACACTGCCGCACCTGAAGGACGCGATCATCCTCTCCACACTGCTGCGGGCGGTGTGGGAGTTCAACAACGTCGACCTGCTCTACACCCTCACCGGCGGCGGACCGGCCGGCGAGACCACCACGCTGCCGCTCTACATCGCCAACACCAGCGTCGACGCCCACGACTTCGGCTACGCGTCGGCACTGACGACGGTGGCGTTCGTGATTCTGCTCTTCTTCTCGATGGTCTATCTGCGCCTGAGCAAGTTCGGAGGCGAGAACAAGTGA
- a CDS encoding dihydrodipicolinate synthase family protein produces MSDDPGFVLLREALADVVAIPVTPFTAEDTVDSGAYRTLVRRLLDGGVRTLTPNGNTGEYYALGPGERRAVTELTVETVAESGGRAVVLAGVGLDLPTAVAGARHARDAGARMVMVHQPVHPYVSQDGWVDYHRAIADAVPELGVVPYVRNPHLRGERMAQLGELCPNVIGVKYAVPDAARFAAFARDAGMERFVWIAGLAELYAPSYFSAGATGFTSGLVNVSPSVSLGMLAALRTGDHPAAMKIWEQIRPLEEMRAAQRSADNVTVVKEALASLGLCRRDVRPPSSLLPGRRRTEVAELVAGWSV; encoded by the coding sequence ATGAGCGACGATCCTGGTTTCGTCCTGCTGCGCGAGGCGCTCGCCGATGTGGTGGCCATCCCGGTCACCCCCTTCACCGCGGAGGACACCGTCGACTCGGGTGCGTACCGGACACTGGTGCGCCGGCTGCTCGACGGCGGCGTGCGGACGCTCACCCCGAACGGCAACACCGGCGAGTACTACGCGCTCGGCCCCGGCGAGCGGCGCGCGGTCACCGAACTGACCGTCGAGACCGTCGCGGAGTCCGGCGGCCGGGCCGTCGTCCTCGCCGGTGTGGGCCTGGACCTGCCGACGGCGGTCGCCGGCGCGCGGCACGCGCGCGACGCGGGCGCCCGGATGGTGATGGTGCATCAGCCCGTGCACCCCTATGTGTCGCAGGACGGCTGGGTGGACTACCACCGGGCGATCGCGGACGCCGTTCCGGAACTCGGGGTCGTGCCGTACGTCCGCAACCCGCATCTGCGGGGCGAGCGCATGGCGCAGCTCGGGGAGCTGTGCCCCAACGTGATCGGAGTGAAGTACGCGGTTCCGGACGCGGCGCGGTTCGCCGCCTTCGCCCGGGACGCCGGCATGGAGCGCTTCGTGTGGATCGCGGGCCTCGCGGAGCTGTACGCACCCTCGTACTTCTCCGCCGGCGCCACCGGGTTCACCTCGGGGCTGGTCAATGTGTCGCCGTCCGTCTCGCTGGGGATGCTCGCCGCGCTGCGCACCGGTGACCATCCGGCCGCCATGAAGATCTGGGAGCAGATCCGGCCGCTCGAGGAGATGCGCGCCGCCCAGCGGTCCGCCGACAACGTGACGGTGGTCAAGGAGGCGCTGGCCTCGCTCGGCCTGTGCCGCCGCGATGTCCGCCCGCCGAGCAGCCTGCTGCCGGGCCGGCGCCGTACCGAGGTCGCCGAGCTCGTGGCCGGGTGGTCCGTATGA
- a CDS encoding GntR family transcriptional regulator, giving the protein MTFAPTPIPSRTQYVLEAIKHGILTGGLSPGQALVETELAAQFGVSKTPVREALKTLAGSGLVVMSQYKGVTVRMVDADMAREVYDVRLLLEPEALRRSITRRASLKEAQTALVRADEAADQAERSLANREFHRALYVPCGNPLLARMLDEVRDQAALVSTVAWAADPSWQREADEHREILRLALAGDADAAARALHEHIDSFVQRAFPMTAEEDEA; this is encoded by the coding sequence ATGACCTTCGCTCCCACTCCGATCCCCTCCCGGACCCAGTACGTCCTGGAGGCGATCAAGCACGGCATCCTCACCGGCGGCCTCAGCCCCGGCCAGGCGCTGGTCGAGACCGAACTGGCCGCACAGTTCGGGGTGTCGAAGACCCCGGTGCGGGAGGCACTCAAGACGCTGGCCGGCTCCGGGCTCGTGGTGATGAGCCAGTACAAGGGCGTCACCGTGCGCATGGTCGACGCGGACATGGCCCGCGAGGTGTACGACGTGCGGCTGCTGCTGGAGCCCGAGGCGCTGCGGCGCTCGATCACCCGCCGCGCCTCGCTCAAGGAGGCGCAGACCGCGCTGGTCAGGGCCGACGAAGCGGCCGACCAGGCCGAACGGTCGCTGGCCAACCGGGAGTTCCACCGGGCGCTGTACGTGCCCTGCGGCAACCCGCTGCTCGCGCGGATGCTCGACGAGGTCCGTGACCAGGCGGCCCTGGTGTCCACGGTGGCGTGGGCGGCCGACCCGTCGTGGCAGCGGGAGGCGGACGAGCACCGCGAGATCCTGCGGCTCGCCCTGGCGGGCGACGCCGATGCCGCGGCCCGCGCGCTGCACGAGCACATCGACTCGTTCGTGCAGCGGGCGTTCCCGATGACTGCCGAGGAGGACGAGGCATGA
- a CDS encoding FGGY family carbohydrate kinase → MTGPVLAVDQGTSGTKALVVCPERGVIGSGSAPVSPRYGPGGRVEVDPAQLLTSVVDAGRRALADAGEPASAVGLANQGETVLAWDPSTGEPLTDAIVWQDRRAEQLCGELAPHAEELRQLTGLPLDPYFAAPKMAWIRRELTRDGVVTTSDSWLVHRLTGAFVTDAATAGRTQLLDLDRVAWSRRALDIFGLAGERLPDVVDAAGPVGVTTAFGAGTPLTGLLVDQQAALLAQSVTEPGAAKCTYGTGAFLLAQTGHRPLRSTTGLVGCVAWRLDGRTSYCLDGQVYTAASAVRWLADLGIVSGAADLDAVGRAVPDSGGVTFVPALAGLAAPWWRGDVRGSVTGLGLDTGPGHLVRALCEGIAAQVVSLTDAVATDLRTPLTALRVDGGLTRSALLMQTQADLLQLPVEVSALPDATALGAAAVARLGIDPDLAPEQALPAWRPSAVYEPRISADRAAERLAAFRAEVAALLDRTPAPAAGPGAS, encoded by the coding sequence ATGACGGGCCCGGTGCTTGCCGTCGACCAGGGCACGTCCGGCACCAAGGCCCTCGTGGTCTGCCCCGAACGCGGAGTGATCGGCAGCGGTTCCGCGCCCGTCTCGCCCCGCTACGGCCCCGGCGGACGCGTCGAGGTGGACCCGGCGCAGCTGCTCACTTCCGTCGTCGACGCGGGGCGCCGCGCGCTCGCGGACGCCGGTGAGCCCGCGTCGGCCGTCGGCCTCGCCAACCAGGGCGAGACCGTCCTCGCCTGGGATCCGTCGACCGGCGAGCCGCTCACCGACGCGATCGTCTGGCAGGACCGCCGAGCAGAGCAGCTGTGCGGCGAACTCGCACCGCACGCGGAGGAGTTACGGCAACTCACCGGGCTCCCCCTGGACCCGTACTTCGCCGCGCCGAAGATGGCGTGGATCCGCCGCGAGCTCACCCGCGACGGCGTCGTCACCACCAGCGACTCATGGCTCGTGCACCGGCTCACCGGCGCGTTCGTCACCGACGCGGCCACCGCCGGACGCACCCAGCTCCTCGACCTCGACCGCGTCGCCTGGTCGCGGCGGGCCCTCGACATCTTCGGTCTGGCCGGGGAACGGCTGCCGGACGTCGTCGACGCCGCCGGTCCCGTCGGCGTCACCACCGCCTTCGGCGCCGGGACTCCGCTCACGGGCCTCCTCGTCGACCAGCAGGCCGCGCTTCTCGCCCAGAGCGTCACCGAACCCGGCGCCGCCAAGTGCACGTACGGCACCGGCGCGTTCCTGCTCGCCCAGACCGGCCACCGGCCCCTCCGCTCCACCACCGGGCTGGTCGGCTGCGTCGCATGGCGGCTCGACGGCCGCACCAGCTACTGCCTGGACGGCCAGGTGTACACCGCCGCCTCCGCCGTGCGCTGGCTCGCCGACCTGGGGATCGTCTCCGGCGCCGCGGACCTCGACGCCGTGGGCCGGGCGGTGCCCGACAGCGGTGGCGTCACGTTCGTACCGGCGCTCGCCGGGCTCGCGGCGCCCTGGTGGCGCGGCGACGTCCGCGGCAGTGTGACCGGTCTCGGTCTGGACACCGGCCCCGGCCACCTCGTCCGCGCGCTGTGCGAAGGGATCGCCGCACAGGTCGTCTCCCTCACCGACGCCGTCGCCACCGACCTCAGAACCCCGCTGACGGCACTGCGCGTCGACGGCGGTCTCACCCGCTCCGCCCTGCTCATGCAGACGCAGGCCGACCTCCTCCAGCTCCCCGTCGAGGTCTCCGCACTGCCGGACGCCACCGCCCTCGGCGCCGCGGCCGTCGCACGGCTCGGCATCGACCCGGACCTCGCACCGGAACAGGCCCTCCCCGCCTGGCGGCCGTCCGCCGTCTACGAGCCCCGCATCAGCGCCGACCGGGCGGCCGAACGGCTCGCGGCGTTCCGCGCCGAGGTCGCGGCGCTGCTGGACCGCACACCGGCGCCCGCCGCCGGACCCGGAGCGTCATGA
- a CDS encoding amino acid permease → MSISPPKWSDPGQDPPKDEEERLRELGYQPVLARRMGGFGNFAISFSVISILSGCMTLYGFGLGTGGPAVMLWGWAGVGLFVLCVGMALAEVTSAYPTSGALYYMADRLGGRKWGWYTGWLNLLGLLGAIAGIDYGCALFTGAFLNLQWGFEPTPGSTMIIFICILLLHATLNLFGVRLVSLLNSVSVWWHLGGVALIVGALAIVPSDHQSPEFVFGEFVNNTGWDNPIYVAAIGLLLAQYTFSGYDASAHLSEETSNASVAAAKGIVRSIWVSWIAGFALLAGLTFAIQDYAGTQDTATGVPPAQIFIDALGTGAATALLLVVIVAQLFCGNAEVAAASRMVFAFSRDNALPGSRLWRKVSSRTQTPVPAVWLSVSFACLLAVPSLYSATAYGAVTAINVIGITPAYAIPVYLRLRAGNRFEPGPWSLGRWSRPIGWVAVVWVACVTVLFCLPQSNPVTVDSMNYASIALAAVLILATVWWFVARHSYSTPSAYGNAREQAEIAENIV, encoded by the coding sequence ATGTCCATATCCCCGCCGAAGTGGTCGGATCCCGGCCAGGATCCGCCCAAGGACGAGGAGGAGCGGCTGCGGGAGCTGGGCTACCAGCCGGTCCTCGCCCGGCGGATGGGCGGCTTCGGCAATTTCGCGATCAGCTTCTCGGTGATCTCGATCCTGTCCGGCTGCATGACGCTGTACGGGTTCGGTCTCGGCACCGGCGGTCCGGCGGTGATGCTCTGGGGCTGGGCGGGCGTCGGCCTCTTCGTCCTCTGTGTCGGCATGGCCCTGGCGGAGGTGACCAGCGCCTATCCGACCTCCGGTGCGCTCTACTACATGGCGGACCGGCTCGGCGGCCGCAAGTGGGGCTGGTACACCGGCTGGCTCAATCTGCTCGGTCTGCTGGGTGCCATCGCCGGGATCGACTACGGCTGCGCCCTGTTCACCGGCGCCTTCCTGAACCTGCAGTGGGGATTCGAGCCCACCCCGGGCTCCACGATGATCATCTTCATCTGCATCCTGCTGCTGCACGCGACCCTCAACCTGTTCGGCGTGCGGCTCGTCAGCCTGCTCAACTCCGTCAGCGTGTGGTGGCACCTCGGTGGTGTGGCGCTGATCGTGGGAGCCCTGGCGATCGTGCCGTCGGACCACCAGTCCCCCGAGTTCGTGTTCGGCGAGTTCGTCAACAACACCGGCTGGGACAATCCGATCTACGTCGCCGCCATCGGTCTGCTGCTGGCCCAGTACACGTTCAGCGGCTACGACGCCTCCGCCCATCTGTCCGAGGAGACGTCCAACGCGTCCGTCGCCGCCGCCAAGGGCATCGTGCGCTCCATCTGGGTCTCCTGGATCGCCGGGTTCGCCCTGCTCGCCGGCCTGACCTTCGCCATACAGGACTACGCCGGGACCCAGGACACCGCGACCGGGGTGCCGCCCGCCCAGATCTTCATCGACGCCCTCGGCACGGGCGCCGCCACGGCGCTGCTGCTCGTGGTGATCGTCGCCCAGCTCTTCTGCGGCAACGCCGAGGTGGCCGCGGCCAGCCGTATGGTGTTCGCCTTCAGCCGTGACAACGCCCTGCCCGGCTCCCGTCTGTGGCGCAAGGTGAGCAGCCGCACGCAGACGCCCGTCCCCGCGGTGTGGCTGTCCGTGTCGTTCGCCTGCCTGCTGGCCGTGCCGTCGCTGTACTCCGCGACCGCCTACGGAGCGGTCACCGCGATCAACGTCATCGGTATCACCCCGGCGTACGCGATCCCGGTCTATCTGCGGCTGCGCGCCGGCAACCGCTTCGAACCCGGCCCGTGGTCGCTCGGCAGGTGGAGCAGGCCGATCGGCTGGGTCGCCGTGGTGTGGGTGGCGTGCGTGACCGTGCTGTTCTGCCTGCCGCAGTCGAATCCGGTGACCGTCGACTCGATGAACTACGCGTCGATCGCGCTGGCGGCGGTGCTGATCCTGGCCACGGTGTGGTGGTTCGTGGCGCGCCACTCGTACAGCACGCCGTCCGCGTACGGGAACGCGCGCGAGCAGGCGGAGATCGCGGAGAACATCGTCTGA
- a CDS encoding FAD-dependent oxidoreductase — translation MTVTTDGTLADQLYDVTVVGAGVVGTAIARELARHRLRIALIDAGDDVGDGTSKANTAILHTGFDAVPGSLESRLVREGGRRLAAYAQQSGIPLEPVGALLVAWDADQLAALPALAAKAARNGRHGTRILDAAELARREPHLGPGALGALEVPDESIICPWTTTLAYATQAVRAGVALHLRCRVQSVTSGSHHELATTRGFLRTRYLVNAAGLHADELDRQLGHDDFTVTPRRGQLIVYDKLARPLVRHILLPVPTALGKGVLVAPTVYGNVILGPTAEDLDDKRATGSTEEGLRSLRDKGRRILPALVEEEVTAVYAGLRAATGQDDYRVRAHTRRRYVTVAGIRSTGLTASMAIAAHVTGLLGDAGLALGTARDLEPVRMPGIGEAGPRPYQRADLIAADPAYGTIVCHCERVTRGEIRDALNSTVPPRSLDGLRRRTRARGGRCQGFYCGPAVRALFEEGCG, via the coding sequence ATGACCGTCACGACCGACGGCACACTGGCCGACCAGTTGTACGACGTCACCGTCGTGGGCGCCGGTGTCGTCGGCACCGCCATCGCCCGCGAACTCGCCCGGCACCGACTGCGTATCGCGCTCATCGACGCGGGTGACGACGTCGGTGACGGCACCTCCAAGGCCAACACGGCCATCCTGCACACCGGTTTCGACGCCGTGCCCGGCTCACTGGAGTCCCGGCTCGTACGCGAGGGCGGGCGCCGCCTCGCCGCGTACGCGCAGCAGAGCGGCATCCCCCTCGAACCGGTCGGCGCCCTGCTCGTCGCCTGGGACGCCGACCAGCTCGCCGCGCTCCCCGCTCTCGCCGCCAAGGCCGCCCGAAACGGCCGCCACGGCACGCGCATCCTGGACGCCGCCGAACTCGCCCGGCGCGAACCGCATCTCGGCCCCGGCGCGCTCGGCGCACTGGAGGTCCCCGACGAGTCGATCATCTGCCCCTGGACCACGACACTCGCCTACGCCACCCAGGCCGTCCGCGCCGGCGTCGCCCTGCACCTGCGCTGCCGGGTGCAGTCCGTCACGAGTGGCAGCCACCACGAACTCGCCACCACGCGCGGCTTCTTGCGCACCCGCTACCTCGTCAACGCGGCCGGACTGCACGCCGACGAGCTGGACCGGCAGCTGGGCCACGACGACTTCACGGTCACCCCCAGACGCGGCCAGCTGATCGTCTACGACAAGCTGGCCCGCCCCCTCGTCCGCCACATCCTGCTCCCCGTCCCCACCGCGCTCGGCAAGGGCGTCCTCGTCGCACCGACCGTGTACGGGAACGTGATCCTCGGCCCGACCGCCGAGGACCTCGACGACAAGCGGGCCACCGGGTCGACCGAGGAAGGCCTGCGCAGCCTGCGCGACAAGGGCCGGCGGATCCTGCCCGCACTGGTCGAAGAAGAGGTCACGGCCGTCTACGCAGGTCTGCGCGCCGCCACCGGGCAGGACGACTACCGCGTCCGGGCCCACACCCGCCGGCGGTACGTCACCGTCGCGGGCATCCGCTCCACCGGCCTGACGGCCTCCATGGCGATCGCCGCCCACGTCACCGGCCTGCTCGGCGACGCGGGACTTGCCCTGGGCACGGCCCGCGACCTGGAGCCGGTGCGCATGCCCGGCATCGGCGAAGCGGGCCCGCGCCCGTACCAGCGGGCCGACCTCATCGCCGCCGACCCCGCGTACGGCACGATCGTCTGCCACTGCGAACGCGTCACCCGTGGCGAGATCCGCGACGCGCTGAACAGCACGGTCCCGCCCCGGTCGCTCGACGGGCTGCGGCGCCGGACCCGCGCCCGCGGCGGCCGCTGCCAGGGCTTCTACTGCGGACCCGCGGTCCGGGCGCTGTTCGAGGAGGGCTGCGGATGA